Below is a window of Halarcobacter anaerophilus DNA.
TTATTCGATTTATCTCTCTGTTTTTATTTTTTAGTACGCTATATCTCCATACTCCTAAAAAAATTATAGCCGCTATTGCTATTAAGACTTTATAAACAAAATCATAATTTATAACTTTTTTTATTTTTACTTCTGTCCAGTTATTCAAAATCGAGTCTATTTTAACTTGTGAAAGGGTATTTATTGATTTTTGTAAAACAGAAAAGAGTAAGAAGTCCTCTTTTACTGAAGCAACGCTAAGCTGTAAAGGTTTTAACAATCTTCCGATTATTTTCAAATCACTATTTGAAGCTTTGGCAATATAAAATTTTGCAATAGGATATAAAGTCAAGTGTACGTAAACTTTGTTTTGTTTTACTAATTCAAGCCCTTCGTCTATACTATTTACGCTTATTATTTGTATTGAAGGATATTTCTTTTTAAGCTGCTTTACTAAAGAAGTGTATGAAACTATTGATACTTTTTTCCCTTTCAGTTCGGAAATATCAGAAAAAAACTCTTTATCTTTTTTACCTATTGCCACGTAAGGAATACTTAAATAGGGTTTTGTAAGATTATAAATTTTTTTATTTTTTTCAGAATATTCAACTGTAGGAATAAACTCGCAGTGTTTGGTCTGTAAAGCTTCAAAAGTCTCTTTTAAATTTTTTGTTTTTACTAATTGAAAATCTAAATTCGTCTTATATTTTAATTCATTGATAATATCAGAGACTATTCCTTGGGGTTGATTATTTTCAATTCCGCTTAGAGGAATAAAATTAGGAAATAGACACATTTTTATTATCTCTTTTTGATCTAAATATTTTTGTTCTTGAAAATTAAATATTGATTTGCCTATTATCCCGCTTCCAAACCATTTTTTCTGTAAATTTTCAATATCTTCAATATTTGTATTAAGATAGGCTTTGTTTAAAATAGAAATTAGTATTGAGTTTTTTTTCAAAGTCGCAAAATAGTATTTATCTAAATGTTCGTCATTCTCTTCAATTATGTCGTTAGCAACTTTTATATTTCTAAAGCCATACTTTTTTATATAATACCTTGCTATATTTTTATCACTAATAATTGCATCTATTTTACCTAAAGACAGAGCATTTAATTTCTCTTCCAAGTTTTTAAAATAGAGCTTCTTTATATCCTTATATTTATTTGCTAAATTCTCTTCCAGCCACCCTTTTGATACACCTATTTTTTTGTTTTTCAAATCACTAAAAGTTATTGTATCTTTATTTGTTTTTCTTACAACAAAAGCATTTTCACCTACTAAATAAGGAAAAGAGAATTTAAAAACCTCTTCTCTTTTTGAGTTTTTATAGATTGTATGCATCAAATCTAACTTGCCGTTTTTAAAATCTTTTAATAACTGCGTCCAAGGTCTTGTTACATACTCAACTTGCAAATCTAAACTTTTTGCCAAGATATTTAACAAATCTATAGAGTATCCAATAGCAATTCCTTCAACATTAAAATCCATAGGTTCATAATCAAATTCATTTGAAGCAGTAATTATTTTTTTATTTTTTATATATGAAATTTCTTCTTTAGTTAAATATTTTTTTATATTTGGATTTATTTTCAAATCAACTTGATTTGATGCAAAAGAGAAAGATAAGAGCAGACTCAAAAGTAAAAATTTAGCCATCTTAAATCCATTTTAATATAAAGATATATGCTTCTCTTGGTATTACACCGTTAATTATTATACTACAGAAACATACTTAATTTACAAATTAAGTGAAAAAACTAATTTGTTGAAAAACTCCTTTTATTTTTATAATCAAAATAGAAATAAAAGGATTCTTCCAATAAAATTATTAAAAACTAAAGAGGTTTTAATATGACAATGTTAGGATATAAAATTATAGGAGAAGGAGAAAAAAAAGTAATAATTCTTCATGAGTTAATGGGAGACCACAGAAATTATGATTCTTCTGTCTTTTATTTTGATAAAAAAAACTTTAGTTATATCTTTATTGATTTAAGAGGTTACGGATTGTCAAAGAATATAAAAGGAGAGTATAGCTGCGATGAAGCTTCAAATGATGTTAAAAATCTTCTTTTAAAACTAGATATTAAAGAGTATTTTCTAGTAGCCCACTCTATGTCGACAATGATTGCCCAGAAAATTGCTTTAATTGATAAAAGAGTAAAGAAACTGCTTCTTATCACTCCTATTTCAGCTGCGGGAATAAAAATGAAAGAGAGTGCAAAAAACAAACTTTTGGAAGAGATGCAAGAGAATAGAGGGAAAATAGAAGAGATTGTAAACAGTTCAAGTAAAAGATATAATCAAACATGGAGAGATTACAGAATCAAGCTGGCTTACGAATCCTCAACGTTAGAAGCAAGGGTAGGATATATGAAAATGTATTTAAATACCGACTTTTTAGAAGAAGCTTATGAAAATATTGATATTCCTATAAAAATTATTATAGGAGATTACGACTTCCCCGTATTTTCTATGAATCAAGTAAAAAAAAGTTTTTCAAAATATAAAGATGTACAAATAGAAGAGTGTAAAGAATCGGGACACTATGCAATGCTTGAAACGCCTGTACTTTTTGCTTCAAAACTTGAAACTCTTTTAAAAAGCTGATATTGCTTATTATAAGTGCCAAAAGAATATAATTCTGCAAAAAATTTAATTTTTAGGATTTAATACAATATGACAAAACAACTTTTCCCTTTAGCCTTGGGAGGCTTAGGAATAGGTACGACAGAGTTTGTTGTTATGGGACTTTTACCTGATATAGCAAATAATATTGACGTTACTATCCCTGTAGCAGGTCACCTAATTTCATCTTATGCTCTAGGAGTAGTAATAGGAGCGCCTGTTTTAGTAGCTCTTAGTGCAAAGTTTGCACCCAAACATATTTTAATAGCTTTAATGATTTTATTTACAGTTTTTAATTTTCTCTCTACTATTGCACCTGATTATTATACTCTTATACTTTCAAGATTTTTAAGCGGTCTTCCTCACGGTGCCTTTTTCGGAGTAGGAACCGTAGTTGCCGCAAAACTTGCAAAAGAGGGAAAATCCGCCCAGGCAATAGCCTCAATGTTCACGGGGCTTACTTTGGCAAACCTGGCAATGGTTCCCGTAGTTACTTTTGTAGGTCATCATCTTCACTGGAGATACGCCTTTGCTATAGTCTCTCTTATAGGAATATTCACTATTTTCTTTTTATATAAATGGCTGCCCGAACAAAAACCTCTTAGAACAATAACCTTTAAAGAGGAGTTGGAATTTTTTAAAACCATCAAAGCTTGGCATATTTTAACTATCGTTGCAATAGGTTTTGCAGGACTTTTTTCCTGGTTTAGTTATATTGCTCCTCTTTTAATTCATGTAACGAATTTTGAAGCAGGTAGTGTCTCTTATTTGATGGTTGTTGCAGGAGCTGGAATGGTTGTAGGAAATGTTATAGGAGGATATTTAGCCGATAGAAAAAGTCCCGTTAAAACCTTGATTTTTCTTTTATCTATGATGACAATATCTTTATTGTTAATATTTTTTCTATCACAGAGTAAAAGTATTTCCGTATTTCTTACTTTTATTTGCGGAACTTTAGCTATGGCTTTAAGTTCTCCTATAAATATGGTTATGTTAAAAAGTGCAAAACACTCTGCAATGCTTGCAGCTGCTTTTTTACAAGCGGCATTTAATGTATCAAATACTTTAGGAGCATTTTTCGGAGGTTTGCCTTTGGTTTTCGGATTAAATTACAATTATCCGGCACTTGTAGGAGCTTCTATGGCTATGATCGGTGTAGTTTTATGTGTTTTATTTTTAAAAAGATATAATGAATAGATGATTTTAAGAGTAGGAACCTTTAACCTTTTTCAGTTTTGTGCCCCTCCTTATGCTTGGTATATAAAAAAAGATAAATTTGACAAGCAGCAGTGGGAAGAGAAAAAAGAATGGATAAAAAATAAAATCCAAAAAATGAATTGTGAAATAATCGGTTTTCAAGAGATTTTTTCCCAAGATGAATTAGAAAAATTGGTAAAAGAGTTAGGCTTTGAATATTTTGCAACAGTTGACAAACCTAAAGTTGACGAAAAAAGAAAAGTTTTTACCTCAACAACGCTAGCTTTAGCTTCAAAATATCCTATAAAAGAGATTCAAAAAGTAAAACCTCACGGACAAAGTATTATCAAACACAGATTTGAAGGTCATTTTAGATTTTCAAGATTTCCTATAAAAGCTTTGATTACTCTGCCGAATAACTTAAATATAACCGTTTACGTAAACCATTTTAAATCAAACAGGTTAAATGAGTTTGAATATATATTTAATAAAAAAAGCACTTTAAAGCAGAAAAAACTAAAAGTAAAAGAGGCTTTGGAAAAGAATTACTCGCCCTCTCTTAAACAAAGACTTTGTGAGACTTCATCTTTATATTATGATTTTAAAAAAACTAAAAGTGCAATAATCTGTTTATGTGATTTAAACGATAAAGAATACTCTTTGTCAATTGAGGCTTTAACAAACAGTGCTTATCATCAAAATTTGGATAAAAACTTCTATTTGCTCTATGACAGTTACTATTTATGGGATAAAAAAGTTTATAATCCTCATCCCGAAAAAAAGCAGCAAAGAGTTCCAACAAGTTATTACCAAGGTTTTGGAAATGTAATTGATTATATTTTTGTTTCAAAACATTTTAATAAAAAAAGCAAAAGTTCTATCGGTGAAATTGAGTCTTATGAGGTATTTGATGAACACTTAAGAAATACTCCCGACGGAAGTTTACTTCAAAGCGATCACGCAGCCGTTGTTTGCCAGATTGCGTTTAAATAATCTCTTTTAAAGATTTATTCAATTTATACGCCCAGACTTTATAGGCTTTTTGCCCTAAATGAAGTCCGTCTGTAGTAAGTTCCTCTTTTAAAAGCTTTTTTTCATTTTCAAAAGCTTCATTTATATCAAGGAAAAGAATATTTTGTTTTTTACAATACTCTTTCAAAAGTTTATTAAAAGTAAGAACTTTTTTATTTACTGAAGGCATTTGCGTTATGAAAATTGCATTTACGACTATTTTTATATGGGAAGTTTCCAGTTTTTTTAATATCTTTTTATAATTTTCATAAACATCTTCCATAGGAGTTGAAATACATAAATCATTTACACCTATCATCAAAACTACGACTTTGGGTTCTATTTCCAAAACAGCATCTACTCTTTTTAAAACACTGCTTGTTAAGTCTGCTTCTACGCCTAAATTTACTATATGTTCTTCTTTTAAAAGAGTTTTCCAGTCTCCTCTGTTTATTAAAGAGTCTCCAAGGAAAACAATATCTATATTTTTTTTCATGAAAGTGCTTTTAAAACTGCTGCATTGGCATGAATTTCTGTTGTATCAAAAATAGGGATATCCACATAACCTTGTTTTATAAGCATTGATATTTCCGTACAACCTAAAATTACACCTTCACACTCTTCCTCTTCTTCTAATCTTTTTATTATCTTTATGTACTCATCTCTTGAATCTTTGTTACAAATTCCCAAACAAAGCTCTTTATATATTACTTTATGAATAATATCTTGCTCTTTTTCATTTGGAATTACGACTTCTATATCAAATTTTTCTTCAATTCTATTTTTGTAAAAATCTTCCGTCATCGTAAATTTAGTTCCTAAAAGAGCAACTTTTTTTATCTCTTTTTCAACTAAAACTTCACCTGTAGCATCTGCAATATGAAGAATCGGTATATCAATATTTTTTTCTATTTGGGGAACGACTTTGTGCATTGTATTTGTACAAATAATCAAAAAATCCGCTTTTGCATCTTGAATTGCTTTTGCTTCATTTGATAAGATAACAGCAGTTTCATCCCACAAAGAGCTATGCTGAAACTTCTCAATCTCTTCAAAATCTACACTTGAAAGAATAATTTTAGCACTATGCAGACCGCCAAGTTTCTCTTTTATTCCTTCATTTAACAGTTTATAATATGTAGCAGTACTCTCCCAACTCATACCGCCTAACATTCCAATTTTTTTCATAATCTCTCCAATATATAGTTTAATCCTAGATTCTAGAATTATTATATCTTCTTAATAAATCTTGCGGAAAATTGGCTTAATTGCAGGTTTAGAGCAGGAGATAAAATAACAAAAAAGATTAAGATGTTAATTATCGTCCCAAAAAATAAATAAATTTATTGTGCTACAGCTTTTGAAGTATCATAAACTAACTCGTAAAAATTGTTATTATTGAATTCAAACTCGGTAATAACTTCAAGTCCTAGTTTTCTTACATGTGCTTCATATGATCTTTTATTTATTTTATTGATAAAAGTTACAAGTATAGGATATCTTTTGTTCATCTCTTTTCTTGCGAATTCAAAAATATCTTTAAAAAGTCCTGTTCCTCTGTACTCTTTATCTATACATATGGGTCCGTATTGATATGAATTTTCAAAAGTTAATTTTTTGCCTTTGTACTCTAAAGTATCTAAAAAACTTGCCATATATTCAAACATAGGCCACTGAATCCAATATTGCCATGAAGCACACATTACGTAAGAGACGACTTTTTTATCATCAAGAGCTATAAATACACCTTGCAATTCAATCAAATCTCTTATTTGATCAATTGAAAAAGGAGTAGTCACAAAACCGTCTTCTTTTTCATCATCATTTAAATTTGTCACTAGATTTTTTGCTTGTAATTCTAAAATTCCGTCTATATTTTCTTCTGTTGCTAAAGTATACTCTATCACTATATAATCCTTAAAAAATAATATAATAATAGCTAAAAAGAGCCTAAAAAGATAAAACTTTTTGTTTAGTTTTTATATTCTGTTTAAGCCCTCTTTTGTCAACTTATAGACTGTAGGAGCTAGTTTTTCTATAAAAGTTTTATGGTGAGAAACTATAATCATAGATTTTTTTATTGAGTTTAAAATATCTATAATTCTTTTTTCTGCATCTTCATCCAAAGCATTTGTAGGTTCATCTAAAAGTAAAATTCTGGGTTTTGTAATCAAAATTCCCGCAAGAGCAACTATTTTTTGTTCTCCTCCGCTTAGATCATAAATATTTCTGTTTTCCAAATGGGAAATTCCAAGCTCTTCTAGCATAGAACAGGCTTTTAAATAAGCTTCATCTTTTTTTTCACCCTTTGCCCTAAGAGCAAACATCACATCTTCAATTACCGTAGGACATAAAAAATGATCATTTACGTCTTGGGGCAAATATCCTATATCACTTCTATAAATTTTAAAATCTTTTAAAGAGTTCATTTTTTCATGGAAAAGAGAAATCTCTCCCGAACTTTGTTTCATAAGTCCTACTATAATTTTAAGCAGTGAACTTTTTCCGCTTCCGTTTGCACCTATTATTGCGACTTTTTCTTCATGGGAAACATCCAAAGTTACATTTTTAAAAACCTCTTTTGAAGAATTACTGTAAGTAAGCTCTTTTAGATTTATTGAACAACTCAAACTACTACCTCTTTTACATATAAAACACATACCAAAAATATCAAACCCACATCATGCAGACTTAAACTTGAGCTGCTGATTAAATAGATTTTTCCGTTAAATCCTCTGAGTTTAAAAGAGTCTTGCAAGGCTTGCGCTTTTTTTATTGATTTTACAAAAATATGCCCAAACAGATTTCCATAAGTTTCATAAGCAAAAAGAGAAGAGTTTGCTCTAAAACCTCTGGCTCTTAAAGTCTGTTTTATTTTTTTAAACTCGTCAGTTAAAGTCTGTATCATTTT
It encodes the following:
- a CDS encoding GNAT family acetyltransferase; amino-acid sequence: MIEYTLATEENIDGILELQAKNLVTNLNDDEKEDGFVTTPFSIDQIRDLIELQGVFIALDDKKVVSYVMCASWQYWIQWPMFEYMASFLDTLEYKGKKLTFENSYQYGPICIDKEYRGTGLFKDIFEFARKEMNKRYPILVTFINKINKRSYEAHVRKLGLEVITEFEFNNNNFYELVYDTSKAVAQ
- a CDS encoding endonuclease/exonuclease/phosphatase family protein is translated as MILRVGTFNLFQFCAPPYAWYIKKDKFDKQQWEEKKEWIKNKIQKMNCEIIGFQEIFSQDELEKLVKELGFEYFATVDKPKVDEKRKVFTSTTLALASKYPIKEIQKVKPHGQSIIKHRFEGHFRFSRFPIKALITLPNNLNITVYVNHFKSNRLNEFEYIFNKKSTLKQKKLKVKEALEKNYSPSLKQRLCETSSLYYDFKKTKSAIICLCDLNDKEYSLSIEALTNSAYHQNLDKNFYLLYDSYYLWDKKVYNPHPEKKQQRVPTSYYQGFGNVIDYIFVSKHFNKKSKSSIGEIESYEVFDEHLRNTPDGSLLQSDHAAVVCQIAFK
- a CDS encoding aspartate/glutamate racemase family protein codes for the protein MKKIGMLGGMSWESTATYYKLLNEGIKEKLGGLHSAKIILSSVDFEEIEKFQHSSLWDETAVILSNEAKAIQDAKADFLIICTNTMHKVVPQIEKNIDIPILHIADATGEVLVEKEIKKVALLGTKFTMTEDFYKNRIEEKFDIEVVIPNEKEQDIIHKVIYKELCLGICNKDSRDEYIKIIKRLEEEEECEGVILGCTEISMLIKQGYVDIPIFDTTEIHANAAVLKALS
- a CDS encoding MFS transporter, coding for MTKQLFPLALGGLGIGTTEFVVMGLLPDIANNIDVTIPVAGHLISSYALGVVIGAPVLVALSAKFAPKHILIALMILFTVFNFLSTIAPDYYTLILSRFLSGLPHGAFFGVGTVVAAKLAKEGKSAQAIASMFTGLTLANLAMVPVVTFVGHHLHWRYAFAIVSLIGIFTIFFLYKWLPEQKPLRTITFKEELEFFKTIKAWHILTIVAIGFAGLFSWFSYIAPLLIHVTNFEAGSVSYLMVVAGAGMVVGNVIGGYLADRKSPVKTLIFLLSMMTISLLLIFFLSQSKSISVFLTFICGTLAMALSSPINMVMLKSAKHSAMLAAAFLQAAFNVSNTLGAFFGGLPLVFGLNYNYPALVGASMAMIGVVLCVLFLKRYNE
- a CDS encoding alpha/beta fold hydrolase → MTMLGYKIIGEGEKKVIILHELMGDHRNYDSSVFYFDKKNFSYIFIDLRGYGLSKNIKGEYSCDEASNDVKNLLLKLDIKEYFLVAHSMSTMIAQKIALIDKRVKKLLLITPISAAGIKMKESAKNKLLEEMQENRGKIEEIVNSSSKRYNQTWRDYRIKLAYESSTLEARVGYMKMYLNTDFLEEAYENIDIPIKIIIGDYDFPVFSMNQVKKSFSKYKDVQIEECKESGHYAMLETPVLFASKLETLLKS
- a CDS encoding transporter substrate-binding domain-containing protein is translated as MAKFLLLSLLLSFSFASNQVDLKINPNIKKYLTKEEISYIKNKKIITASNEFDYEPMDFNVEGIAIGYSIDLLNILAKSLDLQVEYVTRPWTQLLKDFKNGKLDLMHTIYKNSKREEVFKFSFPYLVGENAFVVRKTNKDTITFSDLKNKKIGVSKGWLEENLANKYKDIKKLYFKNLEEKLNALSLGKIDAIISDKNIARYYIKKYGFRNIKVANDIIEENDEHLDKYYFATLKKNSILISILNKAYLNTNIEDIENLQKKWFGSGIIGKSIFNFQEQKYLDQKEIIKMCLFPNFIPLSGIENNQPQGIVSDIINELKYKTNLDFQLVKTKNLKETFEALQTKHCEFIPTVEYSEKNKKIYNLTKPYLSIPYVAIGKKDKEFFSDISELKGKKVSIVSYTSLVKQLKKKYPSIQIISVNSIDEGLELVKQNKVYVHLTLYPIAKFYIAKASNSDLKIIGRLLKPLQLSVASVKEDFLLFSVLQKSINTLSQVKIDSILNNWTEVKIKKVINYDFVYKVLIAIAAIIFLGVWRYSVLKNKNREINRINKELYASKKEILKKKEEFEAVFMYSKDGIAILDKDLNFIDINSAYLNMLGYEKKELLAKSFLILIPKENQEEMQKLFKKIFKKGFIDHFEKLCIGKDDKKLSTKMTVTLMPDKTQLLLTSKDITSIKLLESQSKLAAMGEMLGNIAHQWRQPLSIITTSATGLSLKADMKMEITESEIKEFSNQVVQQADYLSKTIDDFRNFIKVDIHYLPMSIKDSILSAITLTKAAIKSNYIEIIEQLDEDLTIKGNKNELSQAFINIINNAKDKLKEIEEAKQRRLIFISTKKIENKAIEIKIFDNGGGIEEAVINRIFEPYFTTKHQSVGTGLGLSMSDKIIRERHQGSIQAYNEEFEYEKEKYKGACFSIKLFES
- a CDS encoding energy-coupling factor ABC transporter ATP-binding protein; the encoded protein is MSCSINLKELTYSNSSKEVFKNVTLDVSHEEKVAIIGANGSGKSSLLKIIVGLMKQSSGEISLFHEKMNSLKDFKIYRSDIGYLPQDVNDHFLCPTVIEDVMFALRAKGEKKDEAYLKACSMLEELGISHLENRNIYDLSGGEQKIVALAGILITKPRILLLDEPTNALDEDAEKRIIDILNSIKKSMIIVSHHKTFIEKLAPTVYKLTKEGLNRI
- a CDS encoding GDSL-type esterase/lipase family protein gives rise to the protein MKKNIDIVFLGDSLINRGDWKTLLKEEHIVNLGVEADLTSSVLKRVDAVLEIEPKVVVLMIGVNDLCISTPMEDVYENYKKILKKLETSHIKIVVNAIFITQMPSVNKKVLTFNKLLKEYCKKQNILFLDINEAFENEKKLLKEELTTDGLHLGQKAYKVWAYKLNKSLKEII